A genomic segment from Candidatus Brocadia sinica JPN1 encodes:
- a CDS encoding UDP-N-acetylmuramoyl-tripeptide--D-alanyl-D-alanine ligase, with the protein MEVLSLDEVVNAVCGHRVYFDKNIKVKGISTDSRNIRKGDLFFALKGERFDGHQFVTQAMNAGAVGAVISTEMKPDYGYKNFSTIRVKDAVTSLGDLAKYYRQKLKTKIIGITGSNGKTTTKEMTHHLLSRFGPAVKSQKSFNNFIGVPVTIFEIENRHQYGVLEMGTNAPGEIRRLSEIGAPDVAVIVNVSKTHLEGLGSIEGVALAKGEIVKNLGKGGVFVYNADDPWCSKIASGFGGDTVSFGFSPHASVRCTDIKKKDRGYIFVINGSLEICFPIPGYHNIHNCLASFAVCHALGYSIYDLKDVFSSFLLPQMRIEQQRIGNITVINDAYNANPASVRAALEYLNEIDATGRKVFICGDMLELGNESFLLHSEIGETVAHYNIDLLWTVGERASEIAKAAKLSGMPENQVVSFKDVSDITVSKIHELRENDMVLIKGSRGMHMENIIEKFRKFS; encoded by the coding sequence ATGGAAGTTTTATCTCTTGATGAAGTGGTAAATGCTGTCTGCGGGCATAGAGTATATTTCGATAAAAATATAAAGGTAAAAGGTATATCCACAGACAGCCGAAATATCCGGAAAGGCGATTTGTTTTTTGCGCTCAAAGGAGAGCGGTTTGATGGTCATCAGTTTGTCACGCAGGCAATGAATGCCGGAGCAGTGGGCGCAGTTATTTCAACTGAAATGAAACCGGATTATGGATATAAGAACTTTTCAACAATTCGGGTAAAGGACGCTGTAACGTCTTTAGGTGACCTGGCAAAGTATTATCGTCAAAAATTGAAAACGAAAATTATCGGTATTACGGGGAGTAATGGCAAGACCACGACGAAAGAGATGACGCATCACTTATTGTCTCGTTTTGGTCCGGCAGTAAAATCACAAAAAAGTTTTAATAATTTTATTGGCGTGCCGGTAACTATATTTGAAATAGAAAACAGGCATCAATATGGCGTGCTTGAAATGGGTACAAATGCCCCCGGTGAAATTCGACGTTTATCTGAAATTGGCGCCCCTGATGTTGCAGTAATTGTTAATGTTTCAAAAACGCATCTTGAAGGTCTTGGAAGTATCGAAGGTGTTGCGTTGGCAAAAGGGGAAATAGTAAAAAATCTCGGTAAAGGCGGGGTCTTTGTGTATAACGCCGATGATCCGTGGTGTAGTAAGATTGCCAGCGGATTTGGGGGAGATACGGTAAGTTTTGGTTTTAGCCCTCATGCATCAGTACGATGCACCGACATAAAGAAAAAAGACAGGGGTTATATTTTCGTAATTAATGGAAGCCTTGAAATTTGCTTTCCAATTCCGGGGTATCACAATATTCATAACTGTTTAGCATCATTTGCGGTGTGCCATGCACTGGGTTATAGCATTTACGATCTAAAGGATGTCTTTTCTTCTTTCTTACTGCCCCAAATGAGGATTGAACAACAACGCATCGGGAATATTACAGTCATTAACGATGCATATAATGCAAATCCTGCGTCTGTGCGCGCGGCTCTGGAATATCTCAATGAAATTGACGCAACGGGAAGAAAGGTGTTTATTTGTGGAGACATGCTGGAGTTAGGAAATGAGTCTTTTCTATTACACAGTGAAATTGGGGAAACAGTGGCTCATTACAATATTGATTTGTTATGGACGGTAGGAGAACGCGCATCCGAAATTGCAAAGGCCGCAAAATTGTCCGGTATGCCTGAAAACCAGGTTGTCAGTTTCAAGGATGTCTCGGACATTACAGTATCCAAAATACATGAACTGAGAGAAAACGATATGGTATTAATCAAAGGTTCCAGAGGTATGCATATGGAAAATATTATTGAGAAGTTCAGGAAATTTTCATAA